The genomic interval CCCTGCACGGTAATCAGCAGAAACACCAGTTGTAACGCCAGGCTACGCAGGAAAATATCGCGGTTTACCGCCAGCAGCGGGCGCCAGGCCTGCCAGCGTTTGAGCGCCGCCCATACGACTTGCCCCGGGTAGGCCCGCAGGGCCGGGCGGGTCAGGGCCAGGCCCAGCAGGGCTGCACTCCACTCGGCGATCACCGATGCCCGCGCCGAACCCAGTACACCCCAATCCAGCCCCAGGACGAACCACAGGTTCAAGACAATGTTCAGCAGGTTGGTCGTCAGCAGGATGGCCAGCGGTGCCCGGGCGTTCTGGGTCCCCAGAAACCAGCCAACCAGCGCGTAACTGGCCAACGCTGCAGGCAGCCCAAGCAGGCGCGTGTGGAAGAAGTCTTCGGTGGATTGCTGCAAGGCTGCGCTGGGTTGCATCGCATGAAGTGCAAGCTGGCTGAACGGCAGGGCCAGCAGGCCGATCACAACGGCAAAACCGACCGCCAGCAGCAACCCTTGCACCAGCACCTGGCGCAACGCTGCACCGTCACCACGGCCAGCGGCCTGAGCGGCGAAGCCGGTGGAGCCCATGCGCAGGAAGCCCATCAGGCCGACCATGAAGGTGAACAGCGTGGCGCCCACCGCCACGGCACCCAGCTGGTGGGCGTGGGGCAGGTGGCCGATGACCGTGCTGTCGACCAGCGCCACCAGCGGCACAGAGATGTTGGACAGGATCATCGGCGCAGCCAGCGCCCAGACCTTGTGATGGGTGGGGCGGTGGCGCCAGTCGGCAGCGAGTTGGGGCATTTGCATTCCATGAGAC from Pseudomonas fortuita carries:
- a CDS encoding MATE family efflux transporter — encoded protein: MPQLAADWRHRPTHHKVWALAAPMILSNISVPLVALVDSTVIGHLPHAHQLGAVAVGATLFTFMVGLMGFLRMGSTGFAAQAAGRGDGAALRQVLVQGLLLAVGFAVVIGLLALPFSQLALHAMQPSAALQQSTEDFFHTRLLGLPAALASYALVGWFLGTQNARAPLAILLTTNLLNIVLNLWFVLGLDWGVLGSARASVIAEWSAALLGLALTRPALRAYPGQVVWAALKRWQAWRPLLAVNRDIFLRSLALQLVFLLITVQGARLGEATVAANALLLNGLLLTAYALDGLAHAVEALCGHAIGARDRDTLRRSLVVACGWSLITSLGFAGLFLLGGHLFIDLQTDIDGVRAAAYPYLPYLALLPLIAVWSYLLDGLFIGATRAREMRNAMLVSVLIALPVAVAMSGFGNHGLWLAFLGFMGLRAVTLGWVGWRLQQKGEWIR